Proteins encoded in a region of the Flavobacteriaceae bacterium HL-DH10 genome:
- a CDS encoding VOC family protein — MGGIPMSKNKKSNTIKDYVSWFEIPAIDFQQAVHFYNHIFGIEMEQNITDVNAMAFFPVKSGIGGAVIASPGSIPSDTGPLIYLNGGKDLNNVLNKVEEVGGRIVMSKTLISEDAGYFAIFIDSQGNKLALHSKN, encoded by the coding sequence ATGGGTGGAATTCCAATGAGTAAAAATAAAAAATCAAATACAATTAAGGATTATGTGAGTTGGTTTGAAATACCGGCAATCGATTTTCAGCAAGCGGTACATTTCTATAACCATATATTCGGGATTGAAATGGAACAGAACATAACAGATGTTAATGCCATGGCCTTTTTTCCAGTTAAATCAGGTATTGGTGGAGCTGTAATTGCCAGTCCTGGATCTATACCTTCAGATACTGGACCATTGATCTATTTAAATGGAGGTAAAGATCTCAATAATGTGTTAAACAAAGTAGAAGAGGTCGGCGGACGCATAGTGATGTCAAAAACACTCATTAGTGAAGATGCTGGCTATTTTGCCATTTTTATAGATTCACAAGGAAACAAACTGGCCTTGCATTCAAAAAATTAA
- a CDS encoding carbon-nitrogen hydrolase family protein, with protein sequence MRPFAIAGIQMKVSAVASNVEMMKLKIDITMNLYPWIQMIMFSELCAYGPLTHTAQPIPNNFEAEMQAMAKKYGIWLLPGSIFEESEGKIYNTATVINPKGKIVTRYRKMFPFYPYETGVTPGQDFCVFDVPKVARFGVSICYDMWFPETIRTLTTMGAEVIMHPTMSGTIDRDIELSIVRAMASVNQCYFFDVNGLDTGGCGRSIVCGPDGRILHQSEGTEEIIPLELNIGMAKRSRELGILRLGQPLKSFRDHIHSGQFGIYQPNIPTPYLDSLGPLVKPTRLDKIAELKIKENLLAQQASPIHYKGDGLI encoded by the coding sequence ATGAGACCATTCGCAATTGCAGGAATACAAATGAAAGTATCAGCTGTCGCTTCCAACGTGGAAATGATGAAGTTGAAAATTGACATTACCATGAACCTTTACCCATGGATTCAAATGATTATGTTTAGTGAACTTTGTGCTTATGGGCCATTGACCCATACAGCCCAACCAATTCCTAATAATTTTGAAGCGGAGATGCAGGCTATGGCCAAAAAATATGGGATATGGCTGCTCCCTGGTTCTATATTTGAAGAAAGTGAGGGCAAAATTTATAATACAGCCACGGTTATCAATCCCAAAGGTAAAATAGTGACGCGTTACCGCAAAATGTTTCCATTTTATCCTTACGAAACAGGGGTAACACCCGGACAGGATTTTTGCGTATTTGATGTGCCTAAGGTGGCAAGGTTTGGAGTTTCTATTTGTTATGACATGTGGTTTCCTGAAACTATTCGTACTTTAACCACTATGGGAGCCGAAGTCATTATGCATCCAACAATGTCGGGTACCATTGATCGTGATATCGAACTGTCTATAGTTAGGGCAATGGCTTCAGTAAACCAATGCTATTTCTTTGATGTTAATGGTTTAGATACTGGTGGATGTGGTCGTTCTATTGTTTGTGGACCTGACGGACGTATTTTACATCAGTCAGAAGGCACTGAGGAAATCATACCACTTGAACTGAATATTGGAATGGCAAAAAGAAGTCGGGAATTGGGTATTCTTCGCTTAGGGCAACCTCTAAAAAGTTTTCGTGACCATATACATTCAGGCCAATTTGGAATTTACCAACCTAATATACCCACGCCTTATTTAGATTCTTTAGGCCCATTGGTAAAACCTACGCGACTTGATAAAATTGCAGAATTGAAGATAAAAGAAAATTTATTGGCGCAACAAGCCTCACCCATCCATTATAAAGGGGATGGTTTAATTTAA
- a CDS encoding aminotransferase class I/II-fold pyridoxal phosphate-dependent enzyme produces the protein MTKNKTKSAPYYNIGQLRVDYWNKLKIETSELSRCNKGSANETTHKQKVEGLLKDLKGVECFFASPGKERLQKLENAFLSHEYASLSNLVAETTKQLVGDSYRSNLEFITQEENSIESPSEDQYDGARKNHFEVLFVDEISEQEETKLSNSLRLLRSSNDKFTYGVVVQTSFQDAMIALLFNYNIQAVVVRYAPPYYSKGIAPIIKPYIQQVTKLDFSYKSETDLGPLIGSLIKQFRSELDVYYVTDTSLGHLKDSTLKGFRRIFYQTEDIQELHLTIMHGIMERYNTPFFSALVEYSQKPTGVFHAMPISRGNSVFKSRWINDFGDFYGRNMFLAETSATTGGLDSLLQPTGSIKKAQEMARDAYGSQYTYFVTNGTSTANKIVMQALVKPHDVVLIDRDCHKSHHYGLVLAGAYPVYLDSYPIEEYSMYGAVPLEQIKTKLLQLKEAGRLDKVKMLLLTNCTFDGLVYNVERVMEQVLAIKPDMVFLWDEAWFAFAGFAYNYKQRTGMYTANKLYEKYNSPNYRKQYNEHIKELRAGDQSLLPDPDKVRIRVYATQSTHKTLSSFRQGSMIHIWDEDFRRITENTFLESYMTHTSTSPNYQMLASLDVGRRQVQLEGFELVEKSIEMAMVLRAKVNDNPQLSKYFDVLTVHDFIPDKFRQTGLKEYYTKLEGWNRMDEAWEKDDFVLDPTKITLYIGKTGVDGDTFKNKYLMDKFNIQINKTSRNTVLFMTNIGTTRGSITYLINALLKITDELDDELKALNDREREIRDKRIHSLTKEVPPLPDFSYFHHSFQAVPGVPGGNLREAYFLAYDEDNYEYIPLNECLPIMDTGRKLVASTFVIPYPPGFPVLVPGQVVSDEIINFLTVLDVSEIHGYRSDLGLRIFKEKVLNRHKVTTSIGGMSIGKNKKQ, from the coding sequence GTGACTAAGAATAAAACAAAAAGTGCACCTTATTATAATATCGGACAGCTTCGGGTTGATTATTGGAATAAATTAAAAATTGAAACCTCCGAACTTTCCCGTTGCAATAAAGGGTCTGCAAATGAAACAACCCATAAACAGAAAGTCGAAGGGCTACTCAAAGATTTAAAAGGAGTGGAATGTTTTTTCGCCTCTCCAGGAAAAGAGCGCTTGCAAAAACTCGAAAATGCCTTTTTAAGTCATGAATATGCATCCTTATCCAATTTGGTAGCTGAAACAACAAAACAATTGGTAGGCGATAGTTATAGAAGTAATCTTGAGTTTATTACTCAAGAAGAAAATAGTATTGAATCGCCAAGTGAAGACCAATATGATGGAGCTAGAAAAAATCACTTTGAGGTCTTGTTTGTTGACGAGATATCAGAACAAGAAGAGACCAAGCTTAGTAATAGCTTGAGATTACTTCGATCTTCCAATGATAAATTTACTTATGGTGTTGTAGTGCAAACCTCCTTTCAAGATGCCATGATTGCATTGCTTTTTAATTATAATATTCAAGCTGTCGTTGTTCGTTATGCACCTCCATACTATTCAAAGGGTATTGCTCCAATTATCAAACCCTATATCCAACAAGTAACAAAATTGGATTTCTCCTATAAATCCGAAACAGACCTCGGACCTTTAATAGGCTCGTTAATAAAGCAATTCAGATCAGAATTAGATGTTTATTATGTGACAGATACTTCATTGGGTCATTTAAAGGATAGTACATTAAAAGGTTTTAGGCGCATATTCTATCAGACCGAGGACATACAAGAACTGCACCTTACTATTATGCATGGCATTATGGAAAGATACAATACCCCTTTCTTTTCTGCCTTGGTTGAATACAGCCAAAAACCTACTGGGGTATTTCACGCCATGCCTATTTCTCGTGGTAATTCTGTTTTCAAATCGAGATGGATTAACGATTTTGGTGATTTTTATGGTCGTAATATGTTTTTGGCAGAAACATCTGCCACAACAGGTGGTCTAGACTCTTTATTACAGCCTACAGGCTCTATTAAAAAAGCACAGGAGATGGCGCGTGATGCCTATGGTTCACAATACACCTATTTTGTTACCAACGGAACATCTACAGCTAATAAAATAGTCATGCAGGCCTTGGTAAAACCTCATGATGTCGTACTTATTGATAGAGATTGCCATAAGTCGCATCACTACGGACTGGTGCTAGCTGGTGCCTATCCCGTTTATTTGGATTCCTATCCTATTGAAGAATACTCCATGTACGGAGCGGTTCCTTTAGAACAAATTAAAACCAAATTACTGCAATTAAAAGAGGCAGGAAGACTGGACAAAGTAAAAATGTTACTCTTAACCAACTGTACTTTTGACGGGCTTGTGTATAATGTAGAGAGGGTGATGGAACAAGTTCTCGCCATTAAACCAGATATGGTTTTTTTATGGGATGAAGCTTGGTTTGCTTTTGCAGGATTTGCATATAATTATAAGCAGCGTACTGGTATGTATACGGCCAACAAGCTTTATGAAAAATATAATAGTCCTAATTATAGAAAGCAGTATAATGAGCATATAAAAGAATTACGTGCAGGAGACCAATCATTATTACCCGATCCCGATAAAGTTCGGATACGGGTATATGCTACTCAAAGTACACACAAGACTTTAAGTAGCTTCAGACAGGGTTCCATGATTCATATTTGGGATGAGGATTTCCGAAGAATAACGGAAAACACATTTCTTGAAAGCTATATGACCCATACCTCTACCTCGCCTAACTACCAGATGTTGGCCTCACTCGATGTTGGAAGACGCCAAGTGCAACTAGAAGGATTTGAATTGGTTGAAAAGAGTATTGAAATGGCTATGGTACTTCGTGCCAAGGTAAATGATAATCCTCAGTTGAGTAAATACTTTGATGTCTTGACTGTACACGATTTTATTCCAGATAAATTTCGTCAAACTGGCCTTAAGGAATACTATACCAAACTTGAAGGTTGGAATCGGATGGACGAGGCTTGGGAAAAAGATGATTTTGTTCTGGATCCAACCAAAATCACCTTATATATTGGTAAAACAGGCGTTGATGGCGATACTTTTAAGAATAAATATTTAATGGATAAATTCAATATCCAAATCAACAAGACGTCTCGCAATACTGTATTATTCATGACCAATATTGGGACCACGAGAGGTAGTATTACCTATCTTATCAATGCGCTTTTAAAAATTACAGATGAATTGGATGATGAGTTAAAAGCACTGAATGACAGGGAAAGGGAAATTCGGGATAAAAGAATACACTCCTTAACCAAAGAAGTACCGCCATTACCAGATTTCAGTTATTTCCATCACTCATTTCAAGCAGTTCCTGGAGTTCCTGGAGGTAATTTGCGAGAAGCTTATTTCTTGGCTTATGACGAGGACAATTATGAATATATACCCTTAAATGAATGCTTGCCTATTATGGATACAGGAAGAAAATTAGTTGCTTCTACATTTGTAATTCCTTATCCGCCAGGTTTTCCTGTATTAGTTCCTGGGCAGGTAGTTAGCGACGAAATCATCAATTTTTTGACTGTACTTGATGTAAGCGAAATACACGGTTATCGTTCCGATTTAGGTCTTAGGATATTTAAAGAAAAGGTACTCAACAGGCATAAGGTCACCACTTCTATCGGTGGCATGTCTATTGGGAAAAATAAAAAACAATAA